A genomic segment from Arcobacter sp. CECT 8986 encodes:
- a CDS encoding glutamine amidotransferase codes for MKKLFIIKTGITFDNTKKLFGDFDKWIIEKIGETTLEIVVINMHTKYILPSIKECAGVIITGSHSMVTNEEPWSVALEKWIPTLVKNKIPLLGICYGHQLIAKSMNGVSSYNKNGTEIGTVNISLSLEAKDDELFKNFPMKFKAHTIHSQSVEVLPLYAVRLAYNAFDKNHAYRIGSNTWGVQFHPEYDENIMKSYINEVSKTKNLEVETLLLKVEQTQEANFVIKRFAQIVQKEVNK; via the coding sequence ATGAAAAAGCTTTTTATTATAAAAACAGGAATAACTTTTGATAATACAAAAAAACTTTTTGGTGATTTTGATAAGTGGATTATTGAAAAAATTGGTGAAACAACTTTAGAAATTGTTGTTATAAATATGCATACAAAATACATTCTTCCTTCTATAAAAGAGTGTGCAGGAGTTATAATTACAGGTTCTCACTCTATGGTTACAAATGAAGAGCCATGGAGTGTAGCTTTGGAAAAATGGATACCAACTTTAGTTAAAAACAAAATACCTCTTTTGGGTATTTGCTATGGACATCAATTAATTGCAAAAAGTATGAATGGTGTAAGTTCTTATAATAAGAATGGAACAGAAATAGGAACAGTAAATATATCTCTTAGTTTAGAAGCTAAAGATGATGAATTATTTAAAAATTTTCCTATGAAGTTTAAAGCGCATACAATTCACTCTCAATCAGTAGAAGTACTTCCTTTATATGCTGTAAGATTAGCTTATAATGCTTTTGATAAAAATCATGCTTATAGAATAGGAAGTAATACATGGGGTGTACAATTTCACCCAGAATATGATGAAAATATAATGAAGTCATATATAAATGAAGTTTCAAAAACTAAAAATTTAGAAGTAGAAACTTTATTATTAAAAGTAGAACAAACACAAGAAGCAAATTTTGTTATAAAAAGATTTGCACAAATAGTACAAAAAGAGGTTAACAAATGA